Proteins from a single region of Planctomycetota bacterium:
- a CDS encoding 2-C-methyl-D-erythritol 4-phosphate cytidylyltransferase — protein MADSEKRFAVVLLTAPPIHGGDPGGAYVKVAEREPILRCVEMFVTRPMTQQMLAIIRASDKEDVNLKFQAHLSFSGVKTVVGGDKWHDQIAAAAEHIKDDITHVIVHDAARPAVAFTDLDDLEEAAGSAPAVGLAAPVADVVVEYADGKPVRYHDPAGYRLLLTPQAFTRAEFDDLAKSKVETAAERIRLLDANPLNQRVNNAKDAKRVAALLKLLPQPKREENLGPFGEAQW, from the coding sequence ATGGCCGATTCCGAGAAGCGCTTTGCCGTGGTTCTGCTCACTGCTCCGCCGATCCATGGGGGTGATCCGGGCGGGGCTTATGTCAAGGTGGCCGAGCGCGAACCGATCCTGCGGTGCGTGGAGATGTTCGTCACCCGGCCGATGACCCAGCAGATGCTCGCGATCATCCGGGCGTCGGACAAGGAGGACGTGAACCTCAAGTTCCAGGCCCACCTTTCGTTCAGCGGTGTGAAGACGGTCGTCGGCGGCGACAAGTGGCACGACCAGATCGCAGCCGCCGCCGAGCACATCAAGGACGACATCACCCACGTGATCGTTCACGACGCGGCCCGGCCGGCGGTGGCGTTCACCGATCTCGACGACCTGGAGGAAGCCGCCGGTAGCGCACCCGCGGTCGGTCTTGCGGCACCGGTGGCCGACGTCGTCGTCGAGTACGCCGATGGCAAGCCCGTCCGGTACCACGACCCCGCCGGCTATCGCCTACTCCTCACGCCCCAGGCGTTCACCCGCGCGGAGTTCGACGATCTGGCGAAAAGCAAGGTCGAAACCGCCGCCGAGAGGATCCGCCTGCTCGACGCCAATCCGCTCAACCAACGGGTCAACAACGCCAAGGACGCCAAGCGCGTTGCCGCCCTGCTCAAGCTACTGCCCCAACCCAAGCGTGAGGAAAACCTCGGCCCGTTCGGGGAAGCGCAGTGGTGA